The Chthoniobacterales bacterium genome contains the following window.
TACAGAAGTAACGCTGGCCCGGGGAGGGTCAAGCGATATATTGTAGCGATTGCTATGAAAGTGAAGAGCTTCCCCGCCATCGGCCGCCCGCGCGGCTTCGACCCCGATGTGGCGCTCGAGCGGGCGATGCACGTTTTCTGGCGCAAGGGCTACGAGGCGGCGTCGGTTGCGGACCTGACGACGGCGATGGGCATCAATCCGCCCAGTCTCTACGCGGCCTTCGGCAACAAGCAGGCGCTGTTCCGCAAGGTGATCGAGCGCTACACGAGCGGGCCGGCGGCCTACGTCGCGGACGCCTTGGGCGCGCCGACGGCGCGGGAAGTCGCGGAGCGGCGGCTGCGGGGGGCGGTCGATCTCGCGTGTGATCCGACGCGTCCCTGGGGCTGTATGGCGGTGCAGGCGATGGTGGCCGGAGGCGGCAAGGAGAACGAGGAACTGCGCCGCGAGATGGCGAATTTCTGCCGCCAGTCGCAAAGGGATCTCGAGGCGCGGTTCGAGCGGGCGAAGGACGAGGGCGATTTGCCGGAAGACGCGGACTCCGACGCGCTGGCCCGATTTGTGAACGCGCTGGCGCAGGGGGTTTCCGTGCAGGCCTCCAGCGGCGCGGGCCGGGAGGAACTGCTCCGCATGGTAGACGCCGCGCTGGCCTCGTGGCCGGCGCCGCGAAAGCGCCGGGTCGTGAAGAAGGGCCGCTGACGCGGGGCGTCAATCCTTTCGACTGTCTTCGAGCTTTTTCACGCGGTCGTAGAGCTTGCCGAGGCGGTTGACCTGAGCGGCCTGTTCCTTCCAGGTCTGGATCTCGCGGGCGGGGCTGCCGCAGACGATGTCGCCGGCCTTGAGGTTGCGACTGAGGCCGGTTTGCGCGGCGACGATGGCTTTGTCGCCGATCTCGATGTGGCCGACGATGCCGGCCTGTCCGGCGAGGGTGACGTAGCTGCCGATGCGGGTGCTGCCGGAGATGCCGACCTGCGAGCAGATGATCGTGTGTGCGCCGACGCGGACGTTATGCGCGATCTGCACGAGGTTGTCGATCTTGGTGCCCTGTTGGATCCAGGTGCGGCCAAAGCGAGCGCGGTCGATCGTGGTGTTCGCGCCGATCTCGACGTCGTTGTCGATCTGGACAATGCCGGTCTGTGGGATCTTCACGTGGCGACCGTCCTTCATCTCGTAGCCGAAGCCGTCGGCACCGATGACGGCGCCACTCTGGAGCTGGACGCGGTCGCCCAGCAGGCAGCCGTGGTTGACGGTCGAGCGAGGATGCAGGAAGCAACCTGCGCCGAGGACGGCGTTCTGGCCGATGAAGGATTGCGCCGCGATCACGCTTTCCGCGCCGATCCTGGCGCCGGCCTCGATCACGACGCTGGCGCCGACGTGGACGCTGGGATCCACCTGAGCGGAGGGATCGACCACCGCGGTCGGATGAATGCCGGGCGGGTAGGAGATCGGCTCTGGCGCGAACTTCGCGAGGACGGTGGCGAACGCGGCGGCTGGATTGTCGACCCAGATGCGAGCGGCGGGGATCTCTTCGCCGAAGCCGTGCGGGACGAGGACGGCCGAGGCCTGCGAGGCGCGAAGAGCGGGGAGGTATTTCGCGTTGCCGAAGAAGGCGATGTCGCCGGGGCCGGCTTCGACAAGCGAGGCGGGGCCTTGGACGGTGAGGGCGGCGTGTTCGGGATTCACGTGGCCGGACACGAGGTCGGCGATTTCGCGCAGGGTCATGGCGGAGTTTTAAGGATTCAGATTTGGGTTTTCAGTCTTTTTGTTGCGCCCGTTCCTCCGGGGAATCGGCGAAGAGGCGGAAGCGCTCGAGGGTGATGCGGCGGGCCTTGCTGGAGATGCGCAGGCGAATCTGCATGGTGTCGGCTTCGGGCGGGACGGTGAGGAAGAAGAAGTCTTCGCTGGATTCGTCGAAGAAGTAGGGCTTGAACGTGAGCTGCTGGAGAACGGTGTCGCCGTGGAGAAAGGTGACGCCGGCGCGCACGGGCTCGGTGGTGTTCGAGGAGAAGCGGAGCGAGAGAAAGAGCGTGCGGCCGCGGAGCCAGGCGGGAAGCGGGTTCACCGGGAGTTCGATCACGTCGCGAGGGGGCTTGGTGAAGCTCCAGGTGTGCGGGACGGGAAAGTCGGGCAGCAGTTCGGTGCGCAAGAGGCGGCCGTCGGGGCTTTGTTCGGCGGGCGGGCGGGTGTCTGACGCGGCGCGAGCGAGGAAGACGAAATCGGGAACGTCGCCCTTGAGGATGGCGCGGCGGGCCGTCCAGCCAGCAAGCGGCGGGCGCAACCACGGGGCGATGTCTCCGAGCGCGTCGAGCTTGTCGTATTCGCTCTTCTTGCGGGTGCCGGTCCAGATCCACTTGCGATTGAACCAGATCTCGTCTGCTTCGGAGGCGAGTTGCAACGTGGTGGGAGACGGATCGAGCAGGTCTTTCTGCAGGGTCCATTTCACGCGGCCCGCGGCGGTGGGATCGGCAAGATTGGCGACGTGGCGCATGGCGTCGTGGGAGAGGACGCGCGTGCCGGCCGGAACGGTGCGGAGATAAGCGGCGATCTCGTGCAGGTAGTTGAGACCGCGAAAGGGGCGGCTCGAGAGGAAGGTCAACGCGAGGATGAGCAGGGCGAAGGCGGCGACGACGGTGGCTCGGCGTGGTTTTGCGAGAAGCCTGGGCAGGCGGGGTTGCAGCCAGGCGACGAGCTGGGCGAGGGCGATGGCCGTGAGGATGGCGAGCGGGAAGGCGAGGCTGCCAAGGAAGCGATCGCCGTCCCGAACCAGCGGGCGGAGCGGGAAGAGGCTTTGGACGGCGCAGCTGTAGGTGAGGACGTAGCCGAGGGCGTAAACGACGAGAGCCCGCCCCGGCGCGCGATAATTTCGCCACGCAAGGCCGATGCCGAGAATGGCGACGGAGTTGAAAACGATGTCGGTGGGACGACGAAAGAGGGTGGGCAGGAAGCGGACGGGAAGTTCCCAGAACGGGATGGGCTCGGTGCCCTTGCGGCCGGTGGCGGTGGCGTTCGCATGAAGGCTATGGAGCCAGTCGCCGGTGAGGGCGTGGTAAACGGCGGCTTCCACAAAGACAAAGCCCGCGGCGAATGCGCCGGAGAGCGCGAGCCACAGAATTTGCCGCGGATAGAACGCGAGGGTGGCGAGCAGGAGGACGGGGATGGCGAAGACGCCGGTGATGCGGTTCGCCTGGCCGACGGCAAGGGCGAGGCCGATGGTGGCGGCGAGCCCTGCTTTTGCCACCGGACGGGAATTGCGGACCATGTGCAGCCACGCGAGGAAGGCGACGGCGACCCAGAAGCCCTCCGAGAGATCGGGCATGGGGCGGTCGACGACGGAATCGAGCTGCGGATGGAAGAGGAACAGGATGCCGGCGGCGAGGGCGACGCGATCCGTGGTGCCGAGGGCGCGAGCGATCAGGAAAACCACGACGGCGCCGGCGCCGAGGTAGACCATGGGTTCGAGATAGTAGGAGAGCGCGCTGAAGCCGAAGGGAATCTGAAGGAGCCAGCAGAGGCCCCAGACGGGCCAGCGGAGGTCATGGAACGACGTTTTGCTCCATGCGCCGGAGACGCCGTGATGGAGGTCGAAGGCGAGGCCCCAGTAGTTCAGGTCATCGCCGAGAGACGGCGGCGTCTGGTAGATCCAGCTGACGAGGAATCCGCCGAGAAACAGGAAAAGGCAGGCGGCAAGACGGGACGATTTCATGCGGGGCGCGAAGGACGCAAACGG
Protein-coding sequences here:
- the lpxD gene encoding UDP-3-O-(3-hydroxymyristoyl)glucosamine N-acyltransferase, which codes for MTLREIADLVSGHVNPEHAALTVQGPASLVEAGPGDIAFFGNAKYLPALRASQASAVLVPHGFGEEIPAARIWVDNPAAAFATVLAKFAPEPISYPPGIHPTAVVDPSAQVDPSVHVGASVVIEAGARIGAESVIAAQSFIGQNAVLGAGCFLHPRSTVNHGCLLGDRVQLQSGAVIGADGFGYEMKDGRHVKIPQTGIVQIDNDVEIGANTTIDRARFGRTWIQQGTKIDNLVQIAHNVRVGAHTIICSQVGISGSTRIGSYVTLAGQAGIVGHIEIGDKAIVAAQTGLSRNLKAGDIVCGSPAREIQTWKEQAAQVNRLGKLYDRVKKLEDSRKD
- a CDS encoding TetR/AcrR family transcriptional regulator — its product is MKVKSFPAIGRPRGFDPDVALERAMHVFWRKGYEAASVADLTTAMGINPPSLYAAFGNKQALFRKVIERYTSGPAAYVADALGAPTAREVAERRLRGAVDLACDPTRPWGCMAVQAMVAGGGKENEELRREMANFCRQSQRDLEARFERAKDEGDLPEDADSDALARFVNALAQGVSVQASSGAGREELLRMVDAALASWPAPRKRRVVKKGR